In a genomic window of Helianthus annuus cultivar XRQ/B chromosome 10, HanXRQr2.0-SUNRISE, whole genome shotgun sequence:
- the LOC110883867 gene encoding anther-specific proline-rich protein APG: MIWWYAAALGTEPSPSPSPSPSPHRPPPSIIVLNPKRRRTPPPTPSHTSASNQPPSPSPLPRRWFSPPRPQLSSPTTPEPPRTIVRSHLRRRSPISAEKKEKESTTPAAPTIERPVRQRKSVERLVAVIKRDNTNYQGIPYIKGLWYSTERYSQCCIQVIKEEGER; the protein is encoded by the exons ATGATATGGTGGTATGCCGCAGCGTTGGGGACGGAGCCATCTCCATCTCCATCTCCATCTCCATCACCACATCGACCACCGCCCtccatcatcgtcctcaaccccAAACGCCGTCGCACCCCGCCACCCACTCCGTCGCACACATCCGCCTCCAACCAACCTCCATCTCCATCACCACTTCCCCGTCGCTGGTTCTCACCACCACGCCCTCAGCTGTCTTCTCCAACCACACCGGAACCACCACGCACCATCGTTCGCTCTCATCTTCGTCGCCGGTCTCCGATATCAG CggagaaaaaagaaaaagaatcaACAACTCCTGCTGCTCCTACAATTGAACGGCCTGTACGGCAACGGAAGTCTGTAGAACGACTGGTTGCTGTCATTAAGAGAGACAATACCAATTACCAAGGAATTCCATATATTaaag GGTTGTGGTACAGCACTGAAAGATATTCCCAATG TTGCATACAAGTTATCAAAGAGGAAGGCGAACGATGA